CGCCGGCCGGCGCGCCGGCGCGCCGAACGCGGCCGAGGTGGTCGGCGACAGCTCGGCGGCAACCCCGGCGAGCTGGAAGATCTTGCGCGCAAACTCGAACCACGAACAGGAGCCGGCGTTGGTGATGTGGTACAGGCCATATTCCCGCGTCTCGAGCAGCTGCGCCACCTTGGCCGCCAGATCGACCGTGGCCGTAGGCGTGAGGATCTGATCCGCCACCACTCGGATCGGCTTGCGCTCGGCCGCCAGTCGCAGCATGGTCTCGACGAAGTTGCCGCCTTTGCCGCTGCTGCCGGCATGACCGTAGAGTCCGCAGGTGCGGATGACAATGTGGCGCGGGCAGGTCTGTCGGACTAGGTACTCGCCGGCCAGTTTCGATGTGCCATAGACACTAAGCGGTCCGGGCAGGTCGCCCTCGCCCCGTGCCGCCGCCACGTCGCCGGCAAAAACGTAGTCGGTACTGAAGTGCATCAGCTGCGCCTGGTGGTCACGGCACCAGCGGGCGAGGTTGAGCACGGCGAAGACGTTGACGGCGAAAGCGGCCTCGACCTCGCGCTCGCAGTCGTCAACCCGATGGAAGGCGGCCGTGTTGATCACCACCTCCGGACGCTCGGCATCAAGCCGGCGGCAAACGGCGTCGTGGTCGCGCAGCTCCAGCTCGCTGTGGCGCAGCGGCGCCACCGTGTGGCGCGCGGCCAGCAGTGGCACCAAGTCAGCCGCCAGCTGTCCGTTGCCACCCGTGACGACAATGCGCATGTCCACTCACTCGAGCAGCCGCTCCAACTCAGCGAGCTGCTGCTCGACTCCGAGCCGGGTGAGCTCGGCAGCGGTGAACCAACGCGGCCCGGCGCGCCAGAACATCCACCAGTTGAACAGGTTCGCGCTCAGCGACTGTTGCGTCTGGTCGAAGCTGCCCTGCCACACGGTTTGACCGCTGGCCACCGCCAGCAATGCCAGTCGAAACGATACCGAAGCCGGCCGCCGGGCCCCGTACTCGCTGCCTTCGCGCTCGCGCAAGCGCGAGACCGAGCCATAGAGCACGCCGTCGGCGCCCACCGCTTTGCCCAGCTGCGCCGCGCGGGCTTCGAGCGAGCCGTCGGCCGGCAAATCGCGCAGCGCCTGCTCCACCACCAGGTCGGGCACGAAGCGCCAGCGCGGGCCTTCCGCCATCACCCCGTATATCTGCGCGCTGACCACCAGGCCCGCGTTCGCCGGCAAAGCGGTCACCGGCACCTCGACATCGACGGCCTTGGGTTGCGCCGCAACCACGACCGCTTCGACCGGAAGCACGGCGAGCAGCTTGATCGGCGGCAGCTCCGCCTGCGGGTGCCGTTTCAGCACCGAGCCGCAGGCACAGGCCACGAGTAGGCATGCGATCAGAGCCCAATTACGGGCTTGCGGAGTGCGTGCCGTGGACTTCATGCCAGCCGTAATCCGAGTTCGCGCAGCTGGCGCGGGTCGACCGCACTAGGTGCTTCGGTCATCAGGCACGCGGCCCGCTGCGTTTTCGGAAACGCGATCACGTCGCGGATCGAGTTGGCGCCGGACAGCAACATGCACAAACGATCCAGGCCGATCGCCAAGCCGCCGTGGGGCGGCGCGCCGAAAGCCAAGGCGTCGAGCAGGAAGCCGAACTTGTCGCGCGCCTCCGTCTCACTGATGCCCAGCAGCGCAAACACCCGCGCTTGCACCTCCGGGCGGTGGATACGAATGCTGCCACCGCCGAGTTCCGTACCATTGAGCACGACGTCATAGGCCTGAGCGCGCACCGCCGCGGGAGCGCTCTCCAGCCTTGCGAGGTCCTCGGCGTTCGGAGCGCTGAAAGGATGATGGACCGCCACCATGCGCTTCTCTGCCGCGTCGTATTCGAGCAGCGGGAAGTCGGTCACCCAGGTGAAGGCGAAGGCGTTCTCCGGCACCAGCGAAAGCACGTCGGCCAGGTGCAGTCGCAAGTTCGCCAGCGATTCGTTGACCACTTTGGCGTCGTCGGCCACGAACAAGATGACGTCGCCGGCCGCGGCGGCGCAGGCGGCCTCGATGGCGGCGCGCTGCTCGGCGCTGAAAAACTTGGCGATCGGCGACTGCCAACCGTCGGGGTTCAGCTTCACCCAGGCAACTCCCTTGGCGCCGTACGGCGCCGCCACCTCGGGCAACGAGTCGAGATCCTTGCGCGAGAGCCGGCTGCCGTCGGCTACCCGCAACGCCTTAACGATACCCCCGCGTTCGACCGCCTCGCGAAAGACCTTGAACTCCACCGCGCGCACCAGCTGCGAGATCTCGGTCAGCTCCAGCCCAAAGCGCAGGTCCGGCCGATCGGTACCGAAGCGTCCAATGGCGTCGGCGTAGGTCAAGCGCGGCATCGGGTTCGGCAGCGCGATCTCGCGCAAAGCAAACACCTCGCGCAGCATCCCTTCCACCAGCGCCATCACCTGATCGCGGTCGACGAAGGACATCTCCAGATCGATCTGCGTGAACTCCGGCTGGCGATCCGCGCGCAGGTCCTCGTCGCGAAAGCAGCGCACAACCTGAAAGTAGCGATCGTAGCCACTGACCATCAGCAACTGCTTGTAGAGCTGCGGCGACTGCGGCAGGGCGTAGAACTCGCCCGGGCTGATGCGGCTCGGCACCAAGTAATCGCGCGCGCCTTCCGGCGTGCTGCGCCCGAGCACCGGCGTCTCGATCTCCAGGAAGCCGTGGCGATCGAGGTAGTCACGAATCGTCTTGGTCAGGCGATGGCGCAGAATCAGATTATTCTGCATCGCCGGCCGCCGCAGGTCGAGGTAGCGGTACTTCAGGCGGGTCGCCTCAGCGACGGCGTCGCCACCGTCAATCGCGAAGGGTGTCGGCCGGCAGCGGTTGAGAATGCGCGCCTCGCTGACCATGAGCTCGACTTCGCCCGTGGGCAGGTTGGGGTTGACCGTTTCGGCCGAGCGACGAACGACGGTGCCGCGGGCGGCGACTACGAACTCCCCGCGCAGCTCCTCGGCGACCACGTGTGCCGCCGCGCTGCGCTCGGGGTTGAACACCAGCTGCAAGATGCCCGAACGGTCCCGCAGGTCGACGAAAACCACGCCGCCGTGATCGCGCCGGGCATTGACCCAGCCCATGACGACGATCGCGCGCGCCTCGTCGGCCGCGCTCACGCTGCCGGCGTAGCAGCTGCGTTGCCAACCATCCAGTCCCGCCATGCTCACTTCTAGTTCGCTCATGTCTGATCTACTCGCCGCCGGCTGACGCCGTGGTCGTCTGCGCCGCTTCACTCAAGCGGCTGAGGGTGGCGCGGATCTCACCAACCCCGAGTGCCAGCGGCAGCGCCGCCGGATAATCCTGTTTGGCGATCATGTCGCGCACGGTGGCCGCCTGACGCGTCAATTCATCCTCCCCGACAATGAGCACGAAACGCGCGCCGCTCCGGTCGGCCCGGCGCATCTGGCTCTTGAGGCTCTTGCCGCCGGCCTCGACCTCCAGCGCCATCCCCTGGCGGCGCAGGCGGTGCGCCAGATGAATCGCCTCGGCTTCGGCGGCGCTGCCGAGCGGGCAGATGAAGAGGTCCGGCACCGCTCGTACCGGCAACTCGGGCAACAACATCACCAAACGTTCCACGCCGAGGGCGAAGCCGACGCCGGGAACATCGGGGCCACCAAGTTCTCGCACCAAGCCATCGTAACGACCGCCGGCGCCGATGGCGTTTTGCGCCCCGAGCCCCGGCGCCAGCACTTCGAAGGCGGTCCGATTGTAATAGTCGAGCCCCCGCACGATGCGCGCATTGACCGTCGCCGCGACTCCTTCGCGTTCGAGGATGGCGCGCACGGTGGCGAAGTGGGCGGCGCAGTCCTGGCAGAGATGCTCGATCATCGTCGGCGCAGCGGCCGTGGCCTCCCGGCATGTGGGCACTTTGCAATCGAGCAGCCGCAGCGGGTTGCGCTCCAACCGCCGCACGCAGTTCTCGCACAACCGCTCGCGCTGCCCTTGGCCGTAAGCGGTCAGCGCCGAACGGTAGCCCGGGCGGCATTGCCGGCAGCCGAGCGAGTTGATCGCCAGGGTCACTCCGGGTGCTTGCAACGCGCGCAGCAAGTCGTCCAGCAGCAGCAAGGCCTCGGCATCAGCCGCGGCGTCCTCGCGCCCGAGCAACTCGAGGCCGATTTGGCTGAACTGGCGCAAGCGCCCCTTCTGCGGGCGCTCGCGGCGGAACATCGGGCCGAGGTAATACCACTTAGAGACCGGTTCGTGCTGGGCCACCGCGTGCTCGACGTAGGCCCGCACCACCGCGGCCGTCCCTTCTGGTCGCAACGACAAAGAGGTACCATCGCGATCCAAGAACGTGTACATTTCCTTTTCAACAATATCGGTGGTGTCACCAATAGAGCGAGTAAAGAGGCTGGTGCGCTCAACAATCGGAATGCGAATCTCGGTTACATGGTACTGGCGGAAGACGATGCGCGCCTGTTGCTCGATCCATGTCCAGCGCGCGCTTTCGTCCGGTAGGACGTCGTGAAATCCTTTCACAGAGGGAAATTTCATGCGGCAAGCTTGTGCCGGAGGCGCGGCCTAGGTATCAAAGGCCCTCTAACGAGTCAACGCACTTTCACGCCCGTGGAGCCCACAGAGCTGAGTCTGACACGCCAATACCGACCGCGGCCCCACTGGCGGTTGTGCGGCCTCGCGCTCGTCGCCGGTGCAGTGCTCTTCTGCACGGCCGCCGGCGCTACCACTCGCGACTTCGACCGTTTCAATGGCTTCGAGGGCGGGGACGCCGGCGACTACGCCCCCGGCGGCGGCGCTCCCACCGGCGACCCGACCAGGCACAGCGGCTCGTACGGGCTGCTCACAACTGCCACCTCGGGAGCGAGTGAGTACGTCGCTGCCACCCTTTCCGCCAGTGCCACGATCGTGACCGACGGGATCTGGGCTTGTATTCGGGAGAACAACGCCGCCAACACTCGGCGCATCCGCAGCTGGCTCGGCGCGGGCGGCACAGTCGCCGAGCTGGTCCTGCGCCCGGACAACACAGTGGAGTTGCGCGTCGGCGGCAGCACGGTGAGTCTATCAGCCAGCGCGATCAGCGCCTGCCCCACGTTTACCCACCTCGAAGTGCGCTACCGGGCCATCGGCAGCGGCGGCGACGCGGTCCTGCGCCTTGACGGCATCAACCAGGGAAGCCTCGGCCCGCACTTCTCCAGCGCGGCGGTTGATACCACCCGCATCGGCTGTGACGGCAGTGAACCGGGAAGTGTCGCGCTGGTGTGGGACGATCATAGCATCGCGCGCACGGCCACCTTTCCCGGCGAATTGCAGATTGCCGGCTTGGCCCCTACCACTGCCGGCGAGAGCAATTGGGCACTGAGCGGATGCGCAGCCGCGGTGGAGTGTGTCAATCAGCGGCCGCCGGACGCCGGCACGACCGTGGTGTCATCGGCCAGCTCTTTGGCGCGGGAGTCGTTCTGCCATTATCCCGCCACCTTGACCGGCATTTTTGGTCAGATTCTCGGAGTGAAGACGTTTGTCGTCGCTGCCGCTCCAGCGGGGCCAGCTACACTAGATATGCGCGTGGGTCCGAATGCGGCCAACTGCGGCGGCAGCGGCGGGCTGGAATCGCTGCCCCGCTCGCTGCCACTGACACAGCCGGGTTTTCTCGGCTATGCCCGCATCGACTTGGGCAATCCGGCAGGGGGCGACTGGAGCCCTGAAGCGATTGATACGCTGCAAGCCGGGTTCACGTATACCGGCGCCGGCAACCCGGTGTTGATCACCCAGGTGTGGCGTGAGATCGCCTTCGATACCACCGGCTTTCCCTCCCCCACCCCCACAGCCACGCCGACTTTGACGCCGACCGTGACACCCACCTTCACCAGGACACCGACACCGACGCCCACCTTCACGCCCACCGCAACCCCATCGCTGACCCCGACACCGACCGACACCCCGACGGCCACGCCCACCATAACCCCGACCTCGACGCCGACAAGCACGCCCACCGACACTGCCACTTCAACCGCAACACCAACAGTGACGCCAACGCTCACTGCCACCGCAACGCCGACGCTGACGCCGACACCGACCCACACGCCCACAGAGACCGCGACCGCCTCACCCAGCGTGACCGCGACGCCGACCGATACCCCGACGTTGACCGCCACAGCAACGCCGACGCCGACGGAGACCCCGACCGCCACTTTCACCGCCAGCGCGACTCCGAGCGACACCCCGACGCCCACGGACACCCCGACGCCGACTTTCAGCCGCACCGTAACGCCGACGCCGACAGCTACCCCAACTGCGCCGCCCCTACGGCTGATCGATCGGATGAACGGTTTCGAGAGTGGTTGGCTCGGCGACTATACCGGCAACGCCACGGCCGTCGCCACGCCCCGCAGCGGCCAGTACGCCTTGCTGACCTCGGTCGGCATATCTTCGACCAATAACGCCAGCATCAGCCTGAGTGCGCCGGCGGCGGTCTTCAGCGACGGCATCTATGCCTGCCGCGCTTCGACCGCCTTGGGATCGGCCAGCCCGCGCCGGATTCGCGCCTGGATGAGCGGCGGGGTAGCCGTGGTCGAGCTACTGCTCAACAGCAACTGGGCAGTCACCCTGCAAGTTGCGGGCGCCCCGGTCGGCAGCTCGTCCCTGCCGCTGTCACCTTGTCCGATCTTCACTCACTACGAGGTGCAGTACTTCGCCGCCGCGGCCGGCGGCACCGCGGAACTGCGCATCAACGGCCTACCGCTGGTCGCTGGCAGCCACTTGGCGACGGCATCCGTGAGCAGCACGGTCATCGGTGCCGACGTCGTCAGTTCGAACGATTTGCGCTTGGTCTGGGACGATCACACCATCTCACGCAGTGACGTCTGGCCGGCGAACGTGCGCATCCTCGGCGCCATGGCCTCTGCCGACGGCACCTATGTTCAGTGGGCGCCGGGCAACACCAGCTGCGGCACCGGTGGTGACTTCACTTGCGTCAACAGCCGTCCCCCCAGCCCGCCCGGTGTGCAAACCAACCACGCCAACTTCCGCACCTCCTTCTGTCATGAGGCGATCGTACCGCTCGGCTTCGTCGGACGTATACTGGCCACCAAGATGCTGGTGGCCGGCTGGGAATCAGCCGATGAGCCGAATACCGACACCGGGCTGTTTTGGCGAACCGACTCGGCCAACTGCGGCGGTAACGGCGGCAGCGATTCCGCCGAGGTCATGGTCGATTTCTCGGCCACGCAAAAAGGCTTCGCTCGCTTGGATCAGCTGGACCCGATCACGCTCCAGCCCTGGACGGTGTTCGGGCTCGATACCGCCGAGCTCGCCATCCGCCACTCCTCTGGCTCACGACAAACCGCCGTGACACAGGTACTAGTGGAATTCGCCTTTGATCCCACCGATCTCCCAACCCCGACACCTACCGTGACCGACACCGCCACGCCGACCCCCACCCCCACACTGACCCTGACCTTCACGCCCACCCAGACTCCGCTACCAACTGCCACGGCCACCGACACCCCAACCTTCACCAGCACGCCAACGCACACATACACCGCGACGCACACCGCCAGCTACACGCCGACCCGCACCGCAACACCCACGCCGACCCCCACCCTCACTGCCACCGCCACAGCAACTGTGACCAACACCGCTACAGCGACGGCCACCGCCAGCGCCAGCCGCACCCCAACCAACACCTCGACCTTCACGCGAACAGCCACTGCAACACGCACTCCGACCGGCAGCCTGCCACCCACTTTCACCCCCACGCTCTCGCCGACGGTGACGCGCACCTTCACTCCGTCCGCCACGCCCTCGACAACGCCAACACCCACCCGGACCGGCACTCCCACTATCAGCCCGACCGCGACCTCGACCGCGACACCGACACAGACCGCAACCAGTTCGCCGAC
This genomic window from Deltaproteobacteria bacterium contains:
- the rfbD gene encoding dTDP-4-dehydrorhamnose reductase, whose protein sequence is MRIVVTGGNGQLAADLVPLLAARHTVAPLRHSELELRDHDAVCRRLDAERPEVVINTAAFHRVDDCEREVEAAFAVNVFAVLNLARWCRDHQAQLMHFSTDYVFAGDVAAARGEGDLPGPLSVYGTSKLAGEYLVRQTCPRHIVIRTCGLYGHAGSSGKGGNFVETMLRLAAERKPIRVVADQILTPTATVDLAAKVAQLLETREYGLYHITNAGSCSWFEFARKIFQLAGVAAELSPTTSAAFGAPARRPAYSVLRHDQLARLGLDDLPPWDDALARYLRGRC
- the aspS gene encoding aspartate--tRNA ligase, encoding MAGLDGWQRSCYAGSVSAADEARAIVVMGWVNARRDHGGVVFVDLRDRSGILQLVFNPERSAAAHVVAEELRGEFVVAARGTVVRRSAETVNPNLPTGEVELMVSEARILNRCRPTPFAIDGGDAVAEATRLKYRYLDLRRPAMQNNLILRHRLTKTIRDYLDRHGFLEIETPVLGRSTPEGARDYLVPSRISPGEFYALPQSPQLYKQLLMVSGYDRYFQVVRCFRDEDLRADRQPEFTQIDLEMSFVDRDQVMALVEGMLREVFALREIALPNPMPRLTYADAIGRFGTDRPDLRFGLELTEISQLVRAVEFKVFREAVERGGIVKALRVADGSRLSRKDLDSLPEVAAPYGAKGVAWVKLNPDGWQSPIAKFFSAEQRAAIEAACAAAAGDVILFVADDAKVVNESLANLRLHLADVLSLVPENAFAFTWVTDFPLLEYDAAEKRMVAVHHPFSAPNAEDLARLESAPAAVRAQAYDVVLNGTELGGGSIRIHRPEVQARVFALLGISETEARDKFGFLLDALAFGAPPHGGLAIGLDRLCMLLSGANSIRDVIAFPKTQRAACLMTEAPSAVDPRQLRELGLRLA
- a CDS encoding histidine--tRNA ligase; this encodes MKFPSVKGFHDVLPDESARWTWIEQQARIVFRQYHVTEIRIPIVERTSLFTRSIGDTTDIVEKEMYTFLDRDGTSLSLRPEGTAAVVRAYVEHAVAQHEPVSKWYYLGPMFRRERPQKGRLRQFSQIGLELLGREDAAADAEALLLLDDLLRALQAPGVTLAINSLGCRQCRPGYRSALTAYGQGQRERLCENCVRRLERNPLRLLDCKVPTCREATAAAPTMIEHLCQDCAAHFATVRAILEREGVAATVNARIVRGLDYYNRTAFEVLAPGLGAQNAIGAGGRYDGLVRELGGPDVPGVGFALGVERLVMLLPELPVRAVPDLFICPLGSAAEAEAIHLAHRLRRQGMALEVEAGGKSLKSQMRRADRSGARFVLIVGEDELTRQAATVRDMIAKQDYPAALPLALGVGEIRATLSRLSEAAQTTTASAGGE